A genomic region of Raphanus sativus cultivar WK10039 chromosome 6, ASM80110v3, whole genome shotgun sequence contains the following coding sequences:
- the LOC108813280 gene encoding uncharacterized protein LOC108813280, producing the protein MKIVPSLILLLLILCNILYGVEARKSAGYCAMYDICGARTDGKVLNCPFNVPAVKPDDLFSSKIQSLCPTITGNVCCTETQFDTLRSQVQQAIPFVVGCPACLRNFLNLFCELTCSPDQSLFINVTSTAKIKSNSTVDAIQYYITDAFGEGMYESCKNVKFGSSNSLALDFLGGGATNFKEWFAFIGQKADVNVPGSPYGIKFLPSPPVSSGMKPMNVSSYSCHDDTLGCSCGDCPSAAACSSTSAPPTPIKRSCSIKIGSLEVKCVDFVLAILYIVLVSLFLGGGLIHRAKSKKKSSPSSEPKGEQSSVKPDTIQAQMLQNTPQRNWSQLSTVQGYLARFYSKYGIWVARHPALVLSVSVFVVLLLCVGLIRFKVETRPDKLWVGAGSRAAEEKRFFDTHLAPFYRIEQLIIATVPTSSHENAPEILTDDNIKLLFDIQKKVDGLRANHSGSMVSLTDICMKPLGEDCATQSLLQYFKMIPKNYDEFGGVDHVKYCFEHFTSSESCLSAFKGPLDPTVALGGFSGNSYSEASAFIVTYPVDNAVDNKGNKTERAVAWEKAFIQLAKDELLPMVKSKGLTLAFSSESSIEEELKRESTADIMTIAISYLVMFAYISLTLGDTPRLNSFYITSKVCLGLSGVLLVMLSVLGSVGFFSAIGMKSTLIIMEVIPFLVLAVGVDNMCILVHSVKRQEQELPLERRVSNALMEVGPSITLASLAEILAFAVGAYIKMPAVRVFSLFAALAVLLDFILQITAFVALIVFDFRRTEDKRVDCFPCIKRPQSSDGDNKGVGQKKPGPLTRYMKEVHAPILSHWAVKIVVIAFFFGLAMAGIALSTRIEPGLEQQIVLPQDSYLQDYFNNIETYLRIGPPLYFVLKNYNYSSESSQTNQLCSINKCDSNSLMNEIAKASLTPELSYIAKPAASWVDDFLVWLSPEAFGCCRKFTNGTFCPPDDQPPCCPADQGSCGLSEVCKDCTTCFRHADLSSDRPSTVQFREKLPWFLSALPSADCAKGGHGAYSTSVDLQGYKNGIIQASSFRTYHTPLNKQADFVNSMRAAQEFSSKVSRSLKMEIYPYSVFYMFFEQYLDIWKTALINLSIAIAAVFAVCLIITCSFWSSAIILLVIAMLIIDLLGVMAVFHIQLNALSVVNLIMSVGIAVEFCVHITHAFSTSSGNRNQRMKEALGGMGASVFSGITLTKLVGVIVLGFSKSEVFVVYYFKMYLALVLLGFLHGLVFLPVFLSMFGPAPRHVEGDNKQDPQPSVSSLP; encoded by the exons ATGAAGATTGTTCCATCTCTTATCCTTCTCCTCCTG ATTCTGTGTAATATTCTGTATGGAGTAGAAGCAAGAAAATCAGCAGGATATTGTGCTATGTATGATATCTGTGGAGCACGGACCGACGGGAAAGTACTTAATTGCCCTTTTAACGTTCCTGCTGTGAAG CCCGATGATTTGTTCTCATCAAAGATACAGAGCTTGTGCCCAACCATCACAGGCAACGTTTGTTGTACTGAGACTCAATTCGACACGCTACGTTCACAAGTACAACAG gCTATTCCCTTTGTTGTAGGCTGCCCAGCATGCTTGAGGAACTTTCTGAATCTTTTTTGTGAACTTACTTGCTCTCCTGATCAAAGTCTATTTATCAACGTCACTTCCACCGCAAAG ATCAAGAGTAACTCGACTGTGGATGCGATTCAGTACTACATAACCGATGCTTTCGGAGAAGGGATGTATGAATCTTGCAAGAATGTGAAGTTCGGTAGCTCGAATAGCCTAGCTTTAGATTTTCTCGGTGGAGGTGCAACGAACTTTAAGG AGTGGTTTGCATTTATCGGCCAGAAAGCTGATGTTAATGTGCCAGGCTCGCCCTATGGGATCAAGTTTTTGCCGAGCCCACCAGTGTCATCTGGAATGAAGCCTATGAATGTGTCTTCTTATTCATGCCATGACGATACTCTTGGATGCTCTTGTGGTGATTGCCCTTCTGCAGCTGCTTGTTCCAGTACATCAGCACCTCCTACTCCGATAAAACGTTCTTGCTCAATCAAGATTGGATCGCTTGAG GTTAAATGTGTTGATTTCGTGCTAGCCATTTTGTATATTGTCTTGGTTTCGTTGTTTCTTGGAGGAGGTTTGATTCACCGAgcaaagagtaagaaaaagaGCTCACCGTCCTCAGAGCCCAAAGGAGAACAAAGTTCTGTCAAACCAGACACTATTCAAGCACAG ATGCTACAAAACACACCACAGAGAAATTGGTCTCAGCTGTCAACAGTACAAGGATACTTGGCCAGATTTTACAG CAAGTATGGGATCTGGGTAGCAAGACACCCAGCTCTCGTTTTGAGTGTGTCAGTCTTTGTAGTTCTTCTACTTTGTGTGGGTCTGATCCGATTCAAAGTTGAGACACGGCCTGATAAG CTATGGGTAGGTGCAGGGAGCAGAGCCGCTGAAGAGAAACGATTCTTTGACACCCATCTTGCTCCTTTCTACAGAATTGAACAG CTAATAATAGCAACAGTTCCAACATCTTCTCACGAAAATGCCCCGGAAATTTTGACTGATGACAATATTAAGTTACTTTTTGACATACAGAAGAAG GTTGATGGACTCCGGGCAAATCACTCAGGTTCAATGGTTTCTCTGAcagacatttgcatgaaaccaCTTGGAGAAGACTGTGCCACACAGAGTCTTCTGCAG TATTTCAAGATGATACCAAAAAATTATGATGAGTTTGGAGGCGTCGATCATGTTAAATATTGCTTTGAG CATTTCACCTCGTCAGAATCATGTCTGAGTGCATTTAAAGGTCCCCTTGATCCAACAGTCGCACTAGGAGGTTTCTCAGGGAACAGTTATAGTGAG GCTTCTGCTTTCATTGTGACTTATCCTGTGGACAATGCTGTTGACAACAAAGGTAACAAAACTGAGAGAGCTGTGGCTTGGGAGAAAGCATTCATCCAGCTCGCCAAG GATGAGTTGTTGCCAATGGTTAAATCAAAAGGTTTGACTCTTGCTTTCTCTTCGGAAAGTTCTATTGAAGAAGAGCTGAAAAGAGAAAGCACAGCAGATATCATGACTATAGCC ATAAGTTATCTTGTCATGTTTGCATATATATCACTGACACTTGGGGATACACCTCGTTTGAATTCCTTTTATATTACATCCAAG GTTTGCCTTGGTCTTTCTGGTGTTCTTCTTGTCATGCTGTCTGTCCTCGGCTCCGTAGGATTTTTCAGTGCCATTGGAATGAAATCGACTCTAATCATAATGGAAGTTATACCTTTTCTTGTTTTGGCT GTCGGTGTTGATAATATGTGCATACTGGTTCACTCCGTTAAGAGGCAAGAGCAAGAGCTGCCTCTGGAGAGACGAGTAAGCAATGCCCTTATGGAAGTTGGACCATCGATTACTCTTGCGAGTCTAGCCGAGATTCTAGCTTTTGCTGTTGGTGCTTATATTAAGATGCCAGCTGTTCGAGTGTTCTCCTTGTTTGCTG CATTGGCTGTCCTTTTGGACTTCATTCTCCAGATTACTGCTTTTGTTGCCTTGATAGTATTTGACTTCCGAAGGACTGAGGATAAGCGAGTTGATTGCTTCCCATGTATTAAGAGACCACAATCATCAGATGGTGATAACAAAG GGGTAGGTCAGAAAAAACCTGGACCTTTGACTCGATATATGAAG GAAGTCCATGCACCCATTCTCAGCCATTGGGCAGTTAAAATAGTGGTTATTGCCTTCTTCTTTGGCTTAGCTATGGCTGGAATC GCATTGTCCACTCGGATTGAGCCTGGTTTGGAGCAACAGATTGTTCTTCCTCAGGACTCGTATCTTCAG gATTACTTCAATAATATTGAAACATATCTTCGAATAGGTCCACCTCTTTACTTTGTTCTGAAGAATTATAACTACAG CTCGGAATCAAGCCAGACAAATCAACTTTGTTCCATTAACAAGTGTGATTCTAATTCTCTTATGAACGAG ATTGCAAAGGCTTCTTTGACCCCAGAACTAAGCTACATAGCTAAGCCAGCTGCTTCATGGGTCGATGACTTTCTTGTGTGGTTATCTCCCGAGGCATTTGGCTGCTGCCGGAAGTTTACAAACGGTACCTTTTGTCCCCCTGATGACCAG CCTCCTTGTTGCCCTGCTGATCAAGGGAGCTGTGGCCTAAGTGAAGTTTGCAAAGACTGCACAACG TGCTTTCGTCATGCAGATTTAAGTAGTGACCGCCCATCCACAGTCCAATTCAGAGAGAAGCTTCCTTGGTTCCTTAGCGCACTTCCTTCTGCTGATTGTGCTAAAGGTGGCCATGGTGCTTATTCTACTAGTGTTGATTTGCAAG GATATAAAAATGGTATCATCCAAGCTTCATCGTTCCGCACTTATCACACACCTCTTAACAAGCAg GCTGACTTTGTTAATTCAATGAGAGCTGCTCAAGAGTTTAGTTCCAAAGTTTCTCGTTCTTTAAAG ATGGAGATATATCCATACTCAGTGTTCTATATGTTCTTTGAGCAATATCTCGACATATGGAAAACTGCATTAATCAACCTCTCCATTGCCATCG CTGCCGTCTTTGCGGTGTGTTTAATCATCACATGCAG TTTTTGGAGCTCTGCTATTATCCTGCTGGTGATTGCAATGCTCATCATTGATCTCCTG GGAGTAATGGCAGTCTTTCATATCCAGCTAAACGCACTATCTGTTGTAAATCTAATCATGTCAGTGGGCATAGCGGTTGAGTTCTGTGTACACATAACACATGCTTTCTCG ACAAGCTCTGGGAACAGGAACCAAAGGATGAAAGAGGCGCTTGGTGGGATGGGAGCTTCAGTTTTCAG TGGAATTACATTGACAAAGCTAGTTGGAGTGATTGTGCTTGGCTTCTCAAAGTCGGAAGTGTTTGTG GTCTACTACTTCAAGATGTATTTGGCACTAGTCCTCCTCGGTTTCTTGCACGGCCTTGTATTCTTACCG GTGTTCTTGAGCATGTTTGGCCCAGCTCCAAGACATGTAGAAGGGGATAATAAGCAAGATCCTCAACCTTCGGTTTCATCGCTGCCGTAG